One Phragmites australis chromosome 23, lpPhrAust1.1, whole genome shotgun sequence DNA window includes the following coding sequences:
- the LOC133905829 gene encoding disease resistance protein RPM1-like, which yields MAEGLILVVLQKIATTLGGAALNVIMSKLGREGNILLEAENSMKEIETEFEIMQAYISQVDPYSENDKVLKSWLKNVRKIASEVEDIIDQYAFLLGKMDNAESFMEKVFRRSENVKAWSNISAQLKQVKARLQSLTTMKERYCITVSGLGGEPSSHNITRQDYLSDSSYLNDDDDGVIVGNEDEAKKLTQYINDDDNMDRTFISILGMGGSGKTTIVRSIYRKQKVTKNFDCYAWITVSQNYHVEDLLSKVIKQLHNSDEHGTTDHTYFAERIHSYLTNKRYLIVLDDMWNRDFLLFFDRALVRNKCGSRVIITTRIEAVASLAQQNHTIRIGLLSQRESWKLFSKKAFSKLGKETSTCPQGLVQWANKILERCQGLPLAIVAIGSLLSYREMEEQEWRLFYNQLNWQLTNNPELNWVSSVLKLSLNDLPSHLRNCFLYCGLFPEDYQIRRNWIIRLWVAEGFVEDRGTETALEEIAEEYLKELTRRSLIQVTERNEFGRPRRFQIHDLVREMTLTISRKERFGHICNQPDVTYIGDVANRISVHSGGQVYQPGPSSQHLRSFLLFDKHVPIQWINTASSNFKLLRVLCLRYSLLEVIPDAITGLFNLHYLDFSRTKVRTIAKSVARLKKLQTLHLRFARVRELTSEITMLTNLRHLSVSNDLYGTSISGNIRSLKHLQTLREVKANKDLAQNLGYLTQLRSLGITGVQQSYNEDLWASIRKMTVLTKLAVATSGGKEVLDLQNLRSLKNLEKLYLTGKLAEGMLFPTSDGFQKLKVLTMRWSGLIRDPLSSICQMVNLVYLNLYCAYDGESLVFCSGWFPKLKQLYLGKLENLRSIQINDGAITNLTYLELHELRNLKNVPEGLTNLRLLQHLYAQKMPGEFVEKLEGSCRGFVQHIANIKCM from the coding sequence ATGGCAGAAGGTTTGATACTAGTTGTGCTTCAAAAAATTGCAACTACTTTAGGTGGAGCTGCACTGAATGTAATTATGTCCAAATTGGGGAGAGAAGGCAACATTTTACTTGAAGCAGAGAACAGCATGAAGGAAATTGAGACTGAATTCGAAATAATGCAAGCGTACATAAGTCAAGTAGATCCATACAGCGAAAATGACAAAGTTCTCAAATCCTGGCTGAAGAATGTAAGAAAGATAGCATCTGAAGTTGAGGATATCATTGACCAATATGCATTTCTCCTCGGGAAAATGGACAATGCAGAAAGCTTCATGGAGAAAGTGTTCCGACGTTCAGAAAATGTCAAGGCCTGGAGTAATATTTCTGCTCAGCTAAAACAAGTAAAAGCACGCCTTCAAAGTCTAACAACTATGAAAGAGAGATATTGCATCACAGTATCTGGACTTGGTGGTGAACCATCGAGCCACAATATCACTCGTCAGGATTACCTGTCTGATTCTTCCTACTtaaacgatgatgatgatggggtAATCGTAGGAAACGAAGATGAAGCAAAGAAGTTGACACAATACATAAATGATGATGATAATATGGATCGCACATTTATCTCCATCTTGGGTATGGGAGGTTCAGGCAAAACAACCATTGTGAGAAGCATCTATAGGAAACAAAAAGTAACGAAGAATTTCGATTGTTATGCCTGGATCAcagtatcacaaaattatcatgTCGAAGACCTTTTGAGTAAAGTCATAAAGCAACTTCATAACTCAGATGAACATGGTACAACTGATCACACATATTTTGCCGAGAGGATCCATAGTTATCTCACGAACAAGAGATACCTTATTGTTTTGGATGACATGTGGAACAGAGATTTTTTGTTATTCTTTGATCGAGCATTGGTGAGGAACAAGTGCGGAAGTAGAGTCATCATTACTACTCGAATAGAAGCTGTTGCATCATTAGCTCAGCAGAACCATACTATCAGAATTGGCCTTCTTTCACAGAGAGAATCATGGAAACTTTTCAGTAAAAAGGCATTCTCAAAGCTTGGCAAGGAAACATCAACTTGCCCTCAAGGTCTTGTTCAGTGGGCAAACAAAATCTTGGAGAGATGCCAAGGCCTGCCCCTTGCTATTGTAGCCATAGGGAGCCTTCTATCCTACAGAGAAATGGAGGAGCAAGAGTGGAGACTATTCTACAATCAACTTAATTGGCAACTAACAAATAACCCAGAACTCAACTGGGTATCGAGCGTTCTGAAGTTAAGTTTGAATGATCTTCCAAGCCACTTGAGGAATTGCTTCCTGTACTGTGGGTTATTCCCTGAAGATTACCAAATACGACGGAATTGGATAATCAGATTGTGGGTAGCTGAAGGTTTTGTGGAAGATCGAGGAACAGAGACAGCACTGGAGGAAATAGCTGAGGAGTACCTCAAGGAACTTACTCGGCGCTCATTGATTCAAGTAACTGAAAGGAATGAATTTGGACGACCAAGAAGGTTTCAGATACACGATCTTGTCAGAGAAATGACACTGACCATATCAAGAAAGGAGAGGTTTGGTCATATATGTAATCAGCCAGATGTAACATACATTGGCGATGTAGCAAACCGTATATCGGTGCACAGTGGAGGCCAAGTCTATCAGCCAGGTCCATCTTCACAGCATCTGCGCTCATTTTTATTGTTTGACAAACATGTGCCAATTCAATGGATCAACACTGCTTCATCGAATTTCAAACTGTTAAGAGTCCTGTGCCTCAGATACTCCCTCCTTGAGGTCATTCCAGATGCCATAACTGGTTTATTCAATCTGCACTACCTTGATTTCTCTCGTACTAAAGTGAGGACAATAGCAAAATCAGTGGCAAGGCTCAAGAAATTACAGACATTGCATCTCAGGTTTGCCCGTGTGAGGGAGTTGACGTCTGAAATAACAATGCTCACAAACCTCCGGCACTTGTCTGTGAGTAATGATTTGTATGGCACATCGATTTCTGGCAATATCCGCAGTCTCAAGCACTTGCAGACTCTTCGAGAGGTGAAAGCCAACAAAGATTTGGCTCAAAATCTTGGGTACCTGACACAACTAAGAAGCTTGGGCATTACAGGAGTCCAACAAAGCTACAACGAAGATCTCTGGGCTTCCATCAGGAAGATGACTGTCCTTACAAAGTTGGCAGTCGCAACTTCTGGTGGAAAAGAAGTCCTTGACTTGCAAAACTTGAGATCACTCAAGAATCTTGAGAAGTTATACTTGACTGGCAAGTTGGCAGAAGGAATGCTTTTTCCAACATCTGATGGTTTTCAGAAGCTTAAGGTCCTAACAATGCGGTGGTCTGGGCTAATAAGAGACCCCTTAAGTTCCATATGTCAAATGGTAAACCTTGTTTATCTTAACCTTTATTGTGCATATGATGGGGAATCCTTGGTATTCTGTTCTGGATGGTTTCCAAAGCTCAAGCAACTCTACCTTGGCAAACTGGAGAATTTGAGGTCAATTCAGATAAATGATGGCGCCATTACAAACTTAACATACCTAGAACTTCATGAGCTGCGCAATCTGAAAAATGTTCCTGAAGGCCTTACAAATCTTAGGCTGCTTCAGCACTTGTATGCTCAAAAGATGCCAGGAGAGTTCGTGGAGAAACTGGAGGGAAGTTGCCGGGGCTTTGTTCAGCACATTGCCAACATTAAATGCATGTGA
- the LOC133906027 gene encoding uncharacterized protein LOC133906027, giving the protein MNRDLYCKIVREVEEHDPWFKQRRNAAGELGLSPLQKVTAAFRMLAYDAPADSLDECLRLGESTIIESMRRFVWAIVEVFGDEYLRAPTEEDTARLLDMNQRRGFPGMLGSIDCMHWRWKNCPTAWSGSFRGHVNAPTIILEAMASQDLWIWHAFFGMPGSLNNINVVHRSHLLDNLARGVAPKVQYTINGHHYTMGYYLADGIYPEWATFVKPIPSPVGPKHQHFVVQQAAA; this is encoded by the coding sequence ATGAATCGTGATTTGTACTGCAAGATTGTGAGGGAGGTGGAGGAACATGACCCGTGGTTCAAGCAAAGGAGGAACGCTGCCGGAGAGCTTGGGCTGTCACCCTTGCAAAAAGTAACTGCCGCTTTCCGTATGTTAGCTTACGATGCTCCTGCAGATTCTCTCGACGAGTGCCTCCGGCTAGGGGAGAGCACCATCATCGAGAGCATGCGGCGTTTCGTGTGGGCCATTGTCGAGGTGTTCGGTGACGAGTACCTCCGGGCGCCGACCGAGGAGGACACTGCTCGATTGCTGGATATGAACCAGCGTCgagggttccccgggatgctTGGAAGCATCGATTGCATGCactggaggtggaagaactgtcccACGGCGTGGTCCGGTTCGTTCAGGGGCCATGTCAATGCACCGACTATCATTCTAGAGGCTATGGCATCGCAGGACctatggatttggcatgccttcttcGGGATGCCAGGTTCATTGAACAACATCAATGTGGTGCACCGGTCTCATCTCCTTGACAACCTTGCTAGGGGAGTAGCACCGAAGGTACAATACACTATTAATGGCCACCATTATACAATGGGGTACTATCTTGCAGACGGGATCTACCCAGAGTGGGCGACATTTGTGAAACCCATACCATCTCCAGTAGGCCCGAAGCATCAACACTTCGTGGTGCAGCAGGCGGCTGCATGA